The following are encoded together in the Dickeya lacustris genome:
- the dtnK gene encoding D-threonate kinase produces MSDRRELANVRELANVLVVADDFTGANDAGVGLARKGAHVSVLFDVLHMHNAPAGDAWVVNTDSRALSARLAAERTTQAVSAWRQREAGGWIIKKIDSTLRGNPGAEIDAALTAAGLSLALVAPAAPTLGRITRDGQVWVYGKLLTDTEFASDPKTPVRSACVGERLAEQTPLAQARLSLREVRDQQLAARLQQLCDSGVRLVVLDAESQQDLDAIVRAAAQLPEKPLLAGSAGMSDALARQLTLRSPCRALLAVVGSMSEIAQLQIQAASQRADVTLLEVDIDSVLAGDEGIAQTVAQATASLSHGQHCIVRTCHNNNQRFEVERLCQRHGMNRQQLGDAISQRLGELTRQIVQRQRPGGLYLSGGDIAIAAANALHANGFRILGQIAGCVPWGRLQDSLAGDIPVMTKAGGFGDDATLLHVLRFIEESACE; encoded by the coding sequence ATGTCAGACCGGCGTGAACTGGCCAACGTACGTGAACTGGCCAACGTATTAGTGGTGGCAGATGATTTTACCGGCGCGAATGATGCCGGCGTTGGGCTGGCGCGCAAAGGGGCGCACGTGAGCGTGCTGTTTGATGTGCTGCATATGCATAACGCGCCAGCGGGCGATGCATGGGTTGTCAACACGGATAGCCGGGCGTTATCGGCCCGGCTAGCGGCAGAACGAACCACGCAGGCGGTATCGGCATGGCGGCAACGGGAGGCTGGCGGCTGGATTATCAAAAAGATCGACTCCACGTTACGCGGCAATCCCGGTGCAGAAATTGACGCTGCCTTGACTGCCGCCGGGCTGTCGCTGGCGCTGGTGGCTCCCGCCGCGCCGACGCTTGGCCGCATTACCCGCGATGGCCAGGTGTGGGTATACGGTAAGTTGCTGACCGACACCGAATTCGCCAGCGATCCGAAAACGCCGGTACGCTCGGCGTGCGTGGGGGAGCGGCTGGCCGAGCAGACGCCGCTTGCTCAGGCGCGGCTGTCTTTGCGCGAGGTGCGCGACCAGCAGCTTGCCGCGCGCCTGCAACAGCTCTGCGATAGCGGCGTGCGCCTGGTGGTGCTGGATGCCGAGTCGCAACAGGATCTCGACGCGATTGTACGCGCTGCCGCCCAATTGCCGGAAAAACCGCTGTTGGCGGGCTCCGCCGGGATGAGTGATGCGCTGGCGCGGCAGTTGACGCTGCGGTCCCCGTGCCGGGCGCTGCTGGCGGTCGTCGGTTCGATGAGCGAAATCGCTCAATTACAGATTCAGGCTGCCAGCCAGCGTGCGGATGTCACGCTGCTGGAGGTGGATATCGACAGCGTATTGGCGGGGGATGAGGGCATAGCGCAAACCGTCGCGCAGGCAACGGCCTCATTAAGCCACGGTCAGCACTGCATCGTGCGTACCTGCCATAACAACAATCAGCGGTTTGAGGTAGAGCGCTTATGTCAGCGCCACGGCATGAACCGTCAGCAATTGGGGGATGCCATTAGTCAACGGCTGGGTGAACTGACGCGGCAGATAGTGCAGCGCCAGCGACCGGGCGGGCTCTATTTATCGGGCGGGGATATTGCGATAGCGGCAGCCAATGCGCTGCACGCCAACGGATTTCGCATTCTGGGGCAAATTGCCGGTTGCGTTCCCTGGGGACGCCTGCAAGACAGCCTGGCAGGAGATATCCCTGTGATGACGAAAGCGGGCGGGTTTGGCGATGACGCCACCCTGCTACATGTTTTGCGTTTTATTGAGGAGAGTGCGTGTGAGTAA
- a CDS encoding D-threonate 4-phosphate dehydrogenase: protein MSKIIAVTMGDPAGIGPEIIIKALAEGELSGASAVVVGCVQTLRRILALGVVPQVELNEIARPADARFAPGVINVIDEPLADPDNLKQGVVQAQAGDLAYRCVKRATELAMAGEVHAIATAPLNKEALHSAGHLYPGHTELLAKLTNSRDYAMVLYTDKLKVIHVTTHIALRKFLDTLNRDRVETVIAMADTFLKRVGYQAPRIAVAGVNPHAGENGLFGDEEIKIVGPSIEAMKAKGIDAYGPCPPDTVYLQAYEGQYDMVVAMYHDQGHIPLKLLGFYDGVNITAGLPFIRTSADHGTAFDIAWTGKAKPESMAVSIKLAMQLA, encoded by the coding sequence GTGAGTAAAATTATTGCGGTAACAATGGGCGACCCGGCAGGCATTGGCCCTGAAATCATCATTAAGGCGCTGGCTGAAGGTGAGTTATCTGGCGCATCGGCAGTGGTGGTGGGCTGCGTACAGACGCTGCGCCGTATTCTGGCATTAGGCGTAGTGCCGCAGGTGGAGCTCAATGAAATTGCGCGTCCTGCCGATGCGCGTTTCGCGCCCGGCGTGATTAACGTGATTGATGAGCCGCTGGCCGATCCTGACAACCTCAAGCAAGGGGTGGTACAGGCGCAGGCGGGCGATTTGGCCTATCGCTGCGTGAAACGTGCGACTGAGCTGGCGATGGCGGGTGAAGTCCATGCCATTGCCACCGCACCGCTCAATAAAGAAGCGCTGCACTCCGCCGGGCATCTCTATCCGGGGCATACCGAGTTGCTGGCGAAGCTGACCAACAGCCGCGATTACGCCATGGTGCTCTATACCGACAAACTCAAAGTGATTCACGTCACCACCCATATTGCGTTGCGTAAATTCCTGGACACGCTGAACCGCGATCGGGTGGAAACCGTGATTGCCATGGCCGATACCTTCCTCAAACGTGTCGGCTATCAGGCTCCGCGCATTGCGGTTGCCGGGGTGAACCCGCATGCCGGTGAGAACGGTTTGTTTGGCGATGAGGAAATCAAGATTGTCGGCCCGTCCATCGAGGCGATGAAAGCCAAAGGTATCGATGCCTACGGCCCGTGCCCGCCGGACACCGTTTACCTACAGGCTTATGAAGGTCAATACGACATGGTGGTGGCGATGTATCACGATCAAGGACACATTCCGCTGAAGCTATTGGGCTTCTATGATGGCGTGAATATCACGGCCGGGCTGCCGTTTATTCGCACCTCAGCCGATCACGGCACGGCCTTTGATATCGCCTGGACAGGTAAAGCGAAGCCTGAGAGTATGGCCGTTTCGATTAAACTGGCGATGCAATTAGCCTGA
- a CDS encoding DeoR/GlpR family DNA-binding transcription regulator has protein sequence MGHRLTDTLRITGERVKGQSRLDQILDYLKSHNLVTVDELVTVIDASPATIRRDLIKLDEQGVISRSHGGVTLNRFIPSQPTTNEKLQRSLAEKQAIARQAAALVKPGNAVVLDAGTTMLELARNLTHLPLRVITADLQIALFLCEFKQIEVTIIGGRIDDSSQSCIGEHGRRLLRSVYPDIAFISCNSWSLEKGITTPTEEKAGIKQDLGANASRRVLLADSSKYGAYSLFCVSPLSELTDIITDSALPAEVERQLRAQPLELQLVTVTGR, from the coding sequence GTGGGGCATAGATTGACTGATACGTTGCGTATAACCGGAGAGCGAGTGAAAGGGCAGAGCCGTCTTGATCAGATTCTGGATTATCTGAAAAGTCATAATCTGGTGACGGTGGATGAGCTGGTGACGGTCATTGATGCTTCTCCTGCGACTATCCGGCGCGATTTGATAAAACTCGACGAACAGGGGGTTATCAGCCGCAGCCACGGTGGGGTGACGCTCAACCGTTTTATCCCTTCCCAGCCCACCACCAATGAAAAATTACAGCGTAGCCTGGCAGAGAAGCAGGCGATAGCGCGACAGGCGGCTGCGCTGGTGAAACCGGGCAATGCCGTGGTGCTGGATGCGGGCACGACGATGCTGGAACTGGCGCGTAATTTGACCCACTTGCCGCTGCGCGTGATTACCGCTGATTTGCAAATTGCGCTGTTTTTGTGTGAGTTCAAGCAAATCGAGGTGACGATTATCGGCGGGCGCATTGATGACAGCAGCCAGTCTTGTATCGGCGAGCACGGGCGTCGCCTGCTGCGCAGCGTCTATCCTGATATTGCTTTTATCAGCTGTAACTCGTGGAGTCTGGAGAAGGGCATTACCACGCCAACCGAGGAAAAAGCTGGGATCAAGCAGGATCTTGGTGCCAATGCCAGTCGCCGGGTATTACTGGCCGACAGCAGTAAATACGGCGCTTATTCGCTGTTTTGCGTGTCGCCGTTGTCTGAATTGACCGATATTATTACCGATAGCGCGTTACCGGCCGAGGTGGAGCGCCAGCTGCGCGCCCAGCCGTTGGAACTGCAATTGGTGACGGTAACAGGCCGCTGA
- a CDS encoding VOC family protein encodes MGITRLNHAVLYVSDVEKSTAFYRDVLGFRPKPGGRQAVFTQAAESDNDHDLALFAKNQGQQRAGVFRARGEQPGEHEPPAGLYHLAWEVDSLHELKRIRDTLAQEGRLGLEEDHGVHKSVYGHDPDGLLFEITWFIPANQLTAADSDAQGIQPLDFDKELARFG; translated from the coding sequence ATGGGGATCACCCGTTTGAATCACGCTGTTTTATATGTATCGGATGTGGAAAAAAGCACCGCGTTCTACCGTGATGTGCTGGGGTTTCGCCCAAAGCCGGGTGGCCGTCAGGCAGTATTTACCCAGGCGGCAGAATCGGATAACGACCATGATCTGGCGCTGTTTGCGAAAAATCAGGGGCAGCAGCGGGCGGGGGTGTTTCGCGCGCGCGGCGAGCAACCCGGCGAGCATGAACCCCCCGCCGGGCTTTACCATCTGGCGTGGGAGGTTGATTCGCTGCACGAGTTAAAGCGCATTCGCGACACGCTGGCGCAAGAGGGGCGTTTAGGGCTGGAGGAAGATCACGGCGTGCATAAAAGCGTGTACGGACATGACCCGGATGGCCTGCTGTTTGAGATAACCTGGTTTATTCCTGCCAATCAACTGACGGCGGCAGATAGTGACGCCCAAGGCATTCAGCCGCTGGATTTCGATAAAGAACTGGCGCGTTTTGGGTAA
- a CDS encoding TIGR00730 family Rossman fold protein yields MLKFGVFCGSALGNNAIYQQQTQSLIRYLVSQNAGIVYGGGKVGLMGLVADTALAYGGHITGVIPKHLVNKELAHPTLTELVITEDMHERKAKMAELADVFIALPGGAGTLEEIIEQWTWAQLGLHHKACILFNVNGYYDGFIDFIARTVRDGFMKQDYLDMLIVSDSPEAVLDKALSYQPPKAKWDK; encoded by the coding sequence ATGTTGAAGTTCGGCGTATTTTGCGGTTCAGCTCTCGGTAACAACGCGATTTATCAGCAACAGACGCAATCTCTCATCCGTTATCTGGTCAGCCAGAACGCCGGTATTGTTTACGGCGGCGGGAAGGTGGGCCTGATGGGGCTGGTGGCGGATACCGCGCTGGCCTATGGCGGCCACATAACCGGAGTTATCCCTAAGCACCTGGTGAATAAAGAACTGGCGCACCCGACGCTCACTGAACTGGTTATCACAGAAGACATGCATGAGCGCAAAGCGAAAATGGCTGAACTGGCCGATGTGTTCATCGCGTTGCCGGGCGGTGCCGGTACGCTGGAAGAAATCATCGAACAGTGGACCTGGGCGCAACTGGGCCTGCACCATAAAGCCTGCATCCTGTTTAACGTCAACGGCTACTATGACGGCTTTATCGATTTTATCGCCCGTACCGTGCGCGATGGCTTCATGAAGCAGGATTATCTCGACATGCTTATCGTTTCAGACAGCCCCGAAGCGGTGCTGGACAAAGCGCTGTCTTATCAGCCGCCCAAAGCCAAATGGGATAAATAA
- a CDS encoding metal ABC transporter substrate-binding protein, with protein MKRSVLTVLLAGLLLSPMAMAKALNVVASFSVLGDMVSQIGGAYVDVTMLVKPNGDPHEFEPSPKDSKTLSQADLVFVNGLGLEGWLDRLIKASGYKGEVITASHGIHTLKMAEDGKTVTDPHAWNSMKNGISYAHNIVEALVKADPQHANEYRQQGDRYIQQLQQLDDYATQTFAAIPKDKRKVLTSHDAFGYFAAAYGVRFLSPVGYSTESQASSKTVAKLITQIKQEQVKLYFIENQTDPRLVKQIADASGAQPGGELYPEALTDASGPAATYTAAFKHNVDTLAAGMK; from the coding sequence ATGGCCAAGGCATTGAATGTGGTTGCCAGTTTTTCTGTGCTGGGCGATATGGTCAGCCAAATCGGCGGCGCATACGTCGATGTCACCATGCTGGTCAAACCCAATGGCGACCCGCATGAGTTCGAGCCCTCCCCCAAAGACAGCAAAACGCTGTCACAGGCGGATCTCGTGTTCGTTAACGGCCTTGGGCTGGAAGGCTGGCTGGATCGCCTGATTAAAGCCTCTGGTTACAAAGGCGAAGTGATAACGGCAAGCCACGGCATTCACACGCTGAAAATGGCAGAGGATGGGAAAACCGTCACCGACCCGCATGCCTGGAACAGCATGAAAAACGGCATCAGCTACGCCCATAATATCGTCGAGGCGCTGGTAAAAGCAGACCCGCAGCACGCCAATGAGTATCGTCAGCAAGGCGATCGCTATATTCAACAGTTACAACAGTTGGATGACTACGCCACACAAACGTTCGCCGCAATCCCGAAGGACAAACGCAAAGTGCTGACCAGCCACGACGCTTTCGGGTACTTTGCCGCCGCTTATGGCGTACGTTTCCTCTCACCGGTGGGCTACTCTACCGAATCACAGGCCAGCAGCAAAACCGTCGCGAAGCTCATCACCCAGATAAAACAGGAGCAGGTTAAGCTCTATTTCATCGAAAACCAGACCGACCCGCGTCTGGTGAAACAAATCGCTGACGCCAGCGGCGCACAGCCGGGCGGCGAACTGTACCCAGAGGCGCTGACGGATGCCAGTGGCCCGGCCGCGACCTACACCGCTGCCTTTAAGCACAATGTTGACACCCTGGCTGCCGGTATGAAGTAA